One part of the Dermacentor silvarum isolate Dsil-2018 chromosome 6, BIME_Dsil_1.4, whole genome shotgun sequence genome encodes these proteins:
- the LOC119456911 gene encoding glutamate-gated chloride channel-like, which yields MHNLLALEAVKYEIEFLLHQRWEDRRLRFFATEEGGSHLNGLLHEGRLWKPDIYFLKHGEFKSPLTPIHMGLRLYPNGTVLYTLRRHMTLVCQGNLKIFPFDNPKCPFAVESMSYEESQLKIDWSPTEPSINTATSLRAHNAYLAKNETGYCDTRHTWRGNYSCLRVLLVFTRDKSFYISTVFVPGIVLVTSSFISFWLDINAVPARVMIGVTTMLNFCTTTNSFRSTLPVVSNLTAMNLWDGVCMFFIYASMLEFIIVNYLYRNLGLRKKAAAARRPSRPASAEPLRVPPLRHEHLEMKVQTRH from the exons ATGCATAATCTGCTGGCGCTGGAAGCAGTC AAATACGAGATCGAATTCCTGCTGCACCAGCGCTGGGAGGACAGGCGGTTGCGTTTTTTCGCCACCGAGGAGGGCGGCAGCCACCTGAACGGCCTGCTTCACGAGGGCCGCCTCTGGAAGCCCGACATCTACTTCCTCAAGCACGGAGAATTCAAGTCCCCGCTGACGCCGATACACATGGGCCTGCGCCTCTACCCGAACGGCACCGTGCTGTACACGCTCCGACGACACATGACTCTAGTCTGCCAGGGAAACCTCAAGATATTCCCCTTCGACAACCCAAAGTGCCCCTTTGCCGTAGAGAGCA TGTCATACGAGGAGAGCCAGCTGAAGATTGACTGGTCACCCACAGAGCCGTCCATCAACACGGCCACCTCGCTGAGGGCGCACAACGCTTACCTGGCCAAGAACGAGACTGGATACTGCGACACAAGACACACATGGAGAG GAAACTACAGTTGCCTACGCGTGCTGCTGGTGTTCACGCGAGACAAGTCTTTCTACATCAGCACCGTCTTCGTGCCAGGCATCGTGCTGGTGACCAGCTCTTTCATCAGCTTCTGGCTCGACATCAACGCCGTGCCGGCCCGCGTCATGATCGGCGTCACCACCATGCTCAACTTTTGCACTACCACCAACAG CTTCCGGTCCACCCTGCCCGTGGTGTCCAACCTGACCGCCATGAACCTGTGGGACGGCGTGTGCATGTTCTTCATCTACGCGTCCATGCTCGAGTTCATCATCGTCAACTACCTGTACCGAAACCTGGGCCTCAGGAAAAAGGCGGCCGCCGCTCGGCGGCCCAGTCGCCCGGCCTCGGCTGAGCCGCTACGAGTGCCTCCGCTGAGGCACGAGCATCTCGAGATGAAGGTACAGACTCGGCACTAG